A genomic window from Lotus japonicus ecotype B-129 chromosome 1, LjGifu_v1.2 includes:
- the LOC130729729 gene encoding omega-hydroxypalmitate O-feruloyl transferase-like, protein MENLNENGFQLSVKLSEPALVLPAEETKKGMYFLSNLDQNIAVIIRTVYCFKTAEKGNEKAGEVIKSALKKVLVHYYPLAGRLSISPEGKLIVECTGEGALFVEAEANCSLEEIGDITKPDPGTLGKLVYDIPGAKHILQMPPLVAQVTKFKCGGFSLGLCMNHCMFDGIGAMEFVNSWGEAARALPLSIPPILDRSILKARNPPKIEHLHQEFADIEDKSNTNTLYEDEMLYRSFCFDPEKLKQLKMKAMEDGALESCTTFEVLSAFVWIARTKALKLLPEQETKLLFAVDGRKNFTPPLPKGYFGNGIVLTNSVCQAGELSEKKLSHAVRLIQDAVKMVTDSYMRSAIDYFEVTRARPSLACTLLITTWSRLGFHTTDFGWGEPVLSGPVSLPEKEVILFLSHGQERRNINVLLGLPASVMKIFQDLMQI, encoded by the exons ATGGAAAACCTCAATGAAAATGGCTTCCAACTTAGTGTGAAGCTGAGTGAACCAGCTCTGGTTCTTCCTgcagaagaaacaaagaaaggcATGTACTTTCTGTCCAACCTTGACCAGAACATTGCAGTGATTATTAGAACAGTTTATTGCTTCAAAACTGCTGAGAAAGGGAATGAGAAGGCTGGGGAAGTTATCAAGAGTGCTTTGAAGAAGGTTCTGGTTCACTATTACCCTCTTGCTGGGAGGCTGAGTATAAGTCCAGAGGGTAAGCTAATTGTGGAGTGCACAGGGGAGGGTGCTCTGTTTGTGGAGGCTGAAGCAAATTGTTCACTGGAAGAGATTGGTGATATCACAAAGCCTGACCCTGGGACTCTTGGTAAGCTGGTTTATGATATTCCTGGTGCAAAGCACATCCTTCAAATGCCTCCTTTGGTTGCTCAG GTGACCAAGTTCAAATGTGGAGGCTTTTCTCTTGGTCTGTGCATGAACCACTGCATGTTTGATGGCATTGGAGCTATGGAGTTTGTGAATTCATGGGGTGAAGCAGCAAGAGCTCTACCCCTCTCTATTCCCCCAATCCTAGACAGGAGCATCCTCAAGGCAAGAAACCCACCAAAGATAGAGCACCTGCACCAAGAATTTGCAGACATTGAAGACAAATCCAACACCAACACCTTATATGAAGATGAAATGCTCTACAGGTCCTTCTGTTTTGACCCTGAGAAGTTAAAGCAACTGAAAATGAAAGCCATGGAAGATGGTGCTCTTGAATCCTGCACAACTTTTGAAGTCCTCTCAGCATTTGTATGGATAGCAAGAACCAAAGCACTCAAATTGCTGCCAGAGCAGGAAACAAAGCTCCTCTTTGCTGTTGATGGAAGAAAAAATTTTACCCCTCCTCTCCCAAAAGGGTACTTTGGGAATGGAATTGTTTTAACAAACTCTGTGTGCCAAGCAGGGGAATTGTCAGAGAAGAAGCTGTCACATGCTGTGAGGCTGATTCAAGATGCAGTGAAGATGGTCACAGACAGTTACATGAGATCTGCTATTGATTATTTtgaggtcacaagagcaaggcCTTCTCTGGCTTGCACTCTTCTGATTACTACTTGGTCTAGGCTTGGATTTCATACTACTGATTTTGGATGGGGGGAGCCTGTTCTGTCAGGGCCTGTGTCACTGCCTGAGAAGGAAGTGATTCTATTCCTTTCTCATGGGCAAGAGAGGAGGAACATTAATGTGCTTCTGGGTTTGCCTGCTTCTGTCATGAAGATCTTCCAGGATTTGATGCAGATATAG